Sequence from the Cervus canadensis isolate Bull #8, Minnesota chromosome 3, ASM1932006v1, whole genome shotgun sequence genome:
aagtaTCATCCACGAAAAAAAAATTGGTTAGTTGtccttcattaaaattaaaaacttctcatctgtgaaagatgctattaagagaataaaaagacaaactaaTGATGGGGCAAAATATCTGCAaaaacatatctgataaaggctTAAATCCAAATAcccaaagaactcttacaactcaacaataagaaaacaactcaatttaaaaaatggacaaaagatctaaatagacctctcaccaaagaagataggCAGATGGCAAACACACACGTGAAAACCTGCTCAATAGCGCATCATCAAGGAACTGCCAATTaaaacaacaagatcctattATACACATATTAGAATGGTCAAAGTCCAagggcttcttccctggtggctcagactgtaaagaatcctactgcaatgcaggagacctgggttcaacccctggcttgggaagatcccctggaggaggaaatggcagtccactcaggtattcttgcctggagaacccccatggacaaaggagcctggcgggctacagttcttggggtcgcaaagagttggacacgactgagtgactaagcatacacaggATGGTCAAAATTCAAAACGCTGAAAACACCAAACACTGACGAGGATGCGGATCCACAGGAAACCTCGTCCACTGCTGGTGGGggtgcaaaatggtacagccacttcaAACGACAGTTTGACAGTTTAGTTTACAAAATTAAAGCCAGCAACCATGCTCCTTTGTATTTATccaatgagttgaaaacttatgtccacacaaaagcctGTACATTGATGTTTACAACAGTTTTACGTACAATTGCCAACAACTGGAAGCAACCAACATGTCCTTCAAAAaggtgaatggattaaaaaactgTGGGCTATCCATATGGAACACACTgcgctgggcttagtcactcaatcgtgtccaactctttgcgaccccatgaaccttagcccgccaggctcctctgtccatgggattctccaggcaagaatactggagtaggttgccatgccctcctccaggggttcttcccaacccaggaatcgaacccagatctcccacattgcaggcagattcttaaccatccgTGTCAACAAAACACTAttcaacaacaaaaggaaatgagCCATCAAGCCACACAAAGGCATGCAGGGAACTTCTTAAaagcatattgctaagtgaaagaagccagtctgaaaaagATATACTCTGTATAATCCTAactatatgacattttggaaaggaaaaacgacatacagtaaaaaaaaaaaaaaagatctggggGTAATCAGGGATGAATaaccagagcacagaggatttttagggcagtaaaattattctgtatgatactgttaTGGTAGATAAACTAACACTGTGCATTTTTCAAAACCCATAGAAAGTACAACACAAAGAATGAACCCTAATGAAACTATGAACTTCAGTTGATAATAATGTATGAATATTGGTTCAacaatatgcacacacatatgttcaACAAATATGCCACACTAATGCCAGATGTCAATAACAGGTAATGTAGATGGGTGGGTAAGGGAAGAAGGTATATGATATGGAAATTCTGTATTTTCTGCTTAATTTTCctataaacctaaaactgttaaaaataaaatgtattaattaaaAAAGCTAATAAATGAACTAACCTAGGTTAATTATCCTGGGGGTAGAAATGATATTGTGGTTAGGCAGGGTAATGGCCTTTTTCTTAGGAGATTTATACTTAAGTATTTAGAAATGAAATGCCATGATGCCTGCAAGTTACTTTCAAACAGTTCAGAAAAAAAGTAGATCTACACATCCTCAGTTCTGCTATAATGCTGGCTGAATTTGTTCCAAAGCAGTTGACATATTAACAGTTTGATCACAGAGAATTTGATGTGTGCTGATACATGATTTTGATCTCAAGGATTACAATGTACATACAGAAAACTGCACCCAGCTGCAGAAATACACAAGATGAATTCCAACACATCACTCAAACCCCTGCCTGCTACCTCGGTTCACCATGTGTATTCTGAGCCACATTTAACTCCTCTAGTGTTACGACCTTCTATCCAATTTCACAAAGCCCTTTTCCACTGCTTCATAATAACTCACAAGCTCCACCCTTCCAACAACCACCTTTGTAAGCAAaccacacatcttttttttttaaagtagagtgCCATATTTAAAGTAGTGATGTATTTCTTAACTATTTAATATATGTACAGCCATCCTACCACTTTTTATTACATTCCCATCTTTAAAGTGTTACTCACAAGGTTTTTAAGTGTTGTGCCCCTCACCCCACCTTCCCCACAAGCCCTGTGGTTTTTACTGCAGGATTTGCTTAGCACAGTGGTTTTTAGAAATGCATATTTCACATGGTGGAACTGACTTTACAAGgataaagcaaatatggcaaaatgtcaACAAACGGGGAGTGAAGGGTATACCTAAGTGAGGGATATacaggtttttaaattttcctaaggtgtaaaaaaattcaacatatgAGAGGAAGACAAGATGACAGAGTAGAAGGACTTGAGCTTACCTCCTCtcacaaaaacaccaaaatcacaactaccTGCTCAACAACTATCaacaaaaaaaagactggaacctaTCAAAAAAGATACTCTAtatccaaagacaaaaaaaaagtcgCAACGAGATGCTCTTCCAAGgataaaccaggaagaaatagcaaaTATGAACAGActaatcacaagtactgaaattgaaactgtgatttaaaaacttccaACACAGAAGTCCGAGCCAGTGACCGGCGGCGGAGAGCGGGTCTCAGCGGCCTCGAAAAATCCTGCAAAAATGTCTCTGTACCCATCTCTTGAAGACCTGAAGGTAGACAAAGTGATTCAGGCTCAGACTGCCTTTTCTGCAAACCCTGCCAACCCAGCGATTTTATCTGAAGCCTCTGCTCCCGTCTCGCAAGATGGAAATCTCTATCCTAAGCTATATCCGGAGCTCTCTCAGTACATGGGCCTGAgtttaaatgaagaagaaatacgTGCAAATATGGCCTTGGTCCCTGGAGCACCAAGTCAGGGGCAGTTGGTGGCGCGGCCTTCCAGCGTGAATTACATGGTGGCCCCTGTCACTGGTGGTGACCCTGGGATCCGCAGAGCGGAGATTAAGCAAGGGATCCGAGAAGTCATCTTGTGTAAGGATCAAGACGGGAAGATCGGGCTCAGGCTGAAATCCATAGACAACGGTATATTTGTTCAGCTTGTCCAGGCCAATTCTCCGTCCTCCCTGGTGGGCCTGCGCTTTGGGGACCAGGTGCTGCAGATAAACGGCGAGAACTGTGCTGGCTGGAGCTCGGACCGCGCGCACAAGGTGCTCAAACAGGCTTTCGGAGAGAAGATCACCATGACCATCCGGGACAGGCCCTTTGAACGGACAATTACCATGCATAAGGACAGTACTGGACACGTcggctttgtttttaaaaatggaaaaatcacatcCATTGTGAAAGACAGTTCTGCAGCTAGAAACGGTCTTCTCACGGAACATAACATCTGTGAGGTCAATGGACAGAACGTCATCGGACTGAAGGACTCTCAAATCGCAGACATATTGTCCACAGCTGGAAATATAGTTACTATTACAATCATGCCTGCTTTTATCTTTGAACATATTATTAAGCGGATGGCACCAAGCATTATGAAAAGCTTGATGGATCACACCATTCCTGAGGTTTAGAAGTCACGGCACACTGGAAACTTGCCGGAAGTTCTCCCGTTTATGTCTTGGGCAACTGACCTTTCTATTATGCACATGAAGCTTTCTAGGAGCCAGCGAGCATATGCTGCATGAGGACTTCCTGTCTTACAGTAGGGCTGGGAATCTTACTGTTCGATCCAGTATATCTTGTTCAGACATCAAGATAGTTGTAGCCTTACCCTGGTTTTACAGTTGAAAAGACTTCACAGACTAGTTTCTTTTCTGGAAACCTGATGCTTTCACAAGCCTTGTGAGTAGGATGACTGCTACAGGCTCAGCTCTGTTAGAACCATCACCTTCACCTTGATATCGAGCAGTGCTTTAGTTCTGTGctgtatttgcatttttactGTGTCACCATAGGCATTTAGAATTACTTTTCTTCAGTTCTTTGTGTAACACCAGCTTAGTAACACTGGTTTCATTCCATGTAAGCATTATTAGACAGTGTGTGTAGCTGCAAGAGACTTATCGATTGTCATTACATTTTATCTACCTTCACTTAATACGCTTGAACTGTCGCCTTAACTAAGTTAAGCATCTAGAATAAAAGCCAAAATGTAACAATTGCTGCCTTTCTAAACCCAGACGCAGTTCTGCATTCACCTGAGATGTACACTAGCCCCGTGCCGTCTGACAGTACATCCCGAGCTAGCAAGCTGCTGACTTGCATTTGAGATTTTCTAGTCCTTCCTTGTGTAGTGGGAACTTCTTTCTTCTAAAAGTAACTGATATCACTTTTTGAGAAATGAAGCactatatatttaatgtaaaagTTCTTGTACTAAATAGAATGAACCTTGACTCCTCCTTTCATGTGTAGATTAAGTGGGC
This genomic interval carries:
- the LOC122438732 gene encoding syntenin-1; amino-acid sequence: MSLYPSLEDLKVDKVIQAQTAFSANPANPAILSEASAPVSQDGNLYPKLYPELSQYMGLSLNEEEIRANMALVPGAPSQGQLVARPSSVNYMVAPVTGGDPGIRRAEIKQGIREVILCKDQDGKIGLRLKSIDNGIFVQLVQANSPSSLVGLRFGDQVLQINGENCAGWSSDRAHKVLKQAFGEKITMTIRDRPFERTITMHKDSTGHVGFVFKNGKITSIVKDSSAARNGLLTEHNICEVNGQNVIGLKDSQIADILSTAGNIVTITIMPAFIFEHIIKRMAPSIMKSLMDHTIPEV